Proteins encoded together in one Xylanivirga thermophila window:
- a CDS encoding alpha-mannosidase has translation MFFTLERINKIASQLNSYVYLDRTRVNDYLMKEGNFKEVVDVDKDESSWQKFTTGEKWGGRDLHAWFRTTVKVPQQFDGKMVALYVSTGATGWDATNPQFILFVNGQMVQGLDVNHREVILSRKAKAGDEYQIDLHAYSGMDDKKADLLVQLVALDEKIRNIYYNIKVPAIVASGMDKDNKTTIDILKVLNETINILDLRKPYSKAFYDSIDEADAFLQREFYEKMCNYDDVIATCVGHTHIDVAWLWTVAQTREKAARSFATVLNLMDEYPEYMFMSSQPQLYKFVKEDHPELYERIKQKIGEGRWEADGAMWVEADCNVTSGESLVRQILFGTRFFEEEFGVKNCVLWLPDVFGYSAAIPQILKKSDIDYFMTTKISWNQFNKLPYDTFMWEGIDGTEVLTHFVTTRDANFNWAGHFTTYNGYIHPGAVMGAWERYQQKDINNDILISFGYGDGGGGPTKDMLENARRMSKGIPNCPKVQMGTAGEYFKRLDKKVSNQKNLPKWVGELYLEYHRGTYTSMARNKRDNRKSELLYQDVEFLSSLAGHVGYEYPQKRLNDNWEIILRNQFHDILPGSSIKEVYDVTKEEYKEILNNGKDMAKKALDTISANISLDKPSVIVYNTLSFTRSDVAFVSLPDGIKHPKVMDEKGNILPSQMVEKDGEMKLAFFAKDIPSKGYKCFELTEGTENNEECMIVSKARLENDFFSIDMDEKGTFTSMYDKKNDREVLKPGERGNVLQAFEDKPMNYDNWDIDIFYQEKMWEVDDVEKIEVVENGAVMGKLRIYRKFQDSTIIQDICIYRDISRIDFETYVDWKEDQVLLKAAFPVDVLAPKATYEIQYGNVERPTHWNTSWDWARFEVCAHKWADVSEDGFGVSLMNDSKYGYDIKDSIMRLSLLKSGMEPNPTADREEHRFTYSLYPHGGDWRDAGTVKMAYELNVPLYTKVEQPHGGSMPSAMSMVQVDAENVIIEVVKKAEDTDHTIIRMYECYNRRTKATLTFFKDLKEARECNLMEKDTEDINIDGNSITFDIKPYEIKTFKVKF, from the coding sequence ATGTTTTTCACGTTAGAGAGAATAAATAAAATAGCAAGTCAGCTAAATAGCTATGTTTATTTAGATAGGACTAGGGTAAATGATTATCTAATGAAGGAAGGCAATTTTAAAGAAGTAGTTGATGTAGATAAAGATGAATCGTCATGGCAAAAGTTTACAACCGGTGAAAAATGGGGCGGCAGGGATTTACATGCTTGGTTTAGGACCACAGTAAAGGTTCCTCAGCAGTTTGATGGTAAAATGGTGGCATTATACGTATCTACTGGTGCTACCGGATGGGATGCTACAAATCCCCAGTTTATACTTTTTGTAAATGGACAGATGGTTCAAGGATTAGATGTCAATCACCGGGAGGTGATACTATCTCGTAAGGCAAAGGCGGGAGATGAATATCAGATAGACCTTCATGCATACAGCGGTATGGATGATAAAAAAGCAGATCTCTTAGTTCAACTTGTGGCACTTGATGAAAAGATACGAAATATCTATTACAACATAAAGGTACCGGCAATAGTGGCAAGTGGTATGGATAAAGACAACAAGACCACTATAGATATTTTAAAGGTACTCAACGAAACCATAAACATCTTAGACCTTAGAAAACCTTATTCAAAGGCGTTTTATGACTCCATAGACGAGGCTGATGCCTTTTTACAAAGGGAATTCTATGAAAAAATGTGTAACTATGATGATGTCATAGCTACTTGTGTTGGCCATACACACATCGATGTAGCTTGGCTTTGGACTGTGGCTCAAACCAGGGAAAAGGCAGCAAGGAGCTTTGCTACTGTACTTAATCTAATGGATGAATACCCTGAGTATATGTTTATGTCCAGTCAACCTCAGCTATACAAGTTTGTTAAAGAGGATCACCCAGAGCTTTATGAGCGCATAAAGCAAAAGATAGGCGAAGGACGCTGGGAAGCAGATGGGGCCATGTGGGTAGAGGCTGATTGTAATGTTACATCCGGTGAATCACTTGTTAGGCAAATATTGTTTGGTACAAGATTTTTTGAGGAAGAGTTTGGCGTAAAGAATTGTGTGCTATGGCTGCCCGATGTATTTGGGTATAGTGCTGCTATTCCTCAGATACTTAAAAAATCCGATATAGATTATTTTATGACTACCAAGATAAGCTGGAACCAATTTAATAAACTTCCCTATGATACATTTATGTGGGAAGGCATAGATGGTACAGAGGTGCTTACCCATTTTGTTACTACTAGAGATGCAAACTTTAACTGGGCAGGTCATTTTACCACATATAATGGATATATACATCCGGGTGCCGTAATGGGTGCATGGGAGAGGTATCAGCAAAAGGATATAAATAATGATATATTAATATCCTTCGGATATGGGGATGGTGGTGGTGGCCCTACCAAGGATATGCTGGAAAATGCAAGGCGTATGTCAAAGGGTATACCAAACTGTCCAAAGGTACAGATGGGCACTGCAGGTGAATACTTTAAACGTTTAGATAAAAAAGTGTCCAATCAAAAAAATCTGCCTAAGTGGGTAGGAGAACTATACCTTGAATACCATAGGGGTACGTATACATCTATGGCAAGGAACAAAAGGGATAATAGGAAAAGCGAGCTTTTATATCAGGATGTAGAGTTTTTGTCATCCCTCGCAGGTCATGTGGGATATGAGTATCCGCAAAAGAGATTAAATGACAATTGGGAGATAATATTAAGAAATCAATTCCATGACATACTTCCTGGCTCTTCTATAAAAGAGGTATATGATGTTACCAAGGAAGAATACAAGGAAATATTAAATAATGGTAAAGATATGGCTAAAAAGGCCCTTGATACTATTTCTGCGAACATATCCTTAGATAAGCCGTCGGTGATAGTATACAATACACTGTCTTTTACAAGGAGTGATGTGGCATTTGTAAGTCTACCCGATGGTATTAAACATCCAAAGGTTATGGATGAAAAAGGCAATATACTGCCATCTCAGATGGTAGAAAAGGATGGGGAAATGAAACTGGCATTCTTTGCAAAGGATATTCCCTCAAAGGGTTACAAATGTTTTGAACTGACAGAGGGCACTGAAAATAACGAAGAATGTATGATTGTATCTAAAGCTAGACTGGAGAACGACTTCTTTAGTATTGATATGGATGAAAAGGGTACATTTACCTCAATGTATGATAAGAAAAACGATCGCGAAGTATTAAAGCCTGGCGAAAGGGGTAATGTATTGCAGGCCTTTGAAGATAAACCTATGAACTATGATAACTGGGATATAGACATATTCTATCAGGAAAAGATGTGGGAAGTAGACGATGTGGAGAAGATAGAAGTTGTGGAAAATGGTGCAGTAATGGGCAAACTGCGTATCTACAGAAAATTCCAGGATTCTACCATCATTCAGGATATATGCATATATAGGGATATATCCAGGATAGATTTTGAAACCTATGTGGATTGGAAGGAAGATCAGGTGCTCTTAAAGGCTGCGTTTCCTGTGGATGTACTGGCACCAAAGGCCACATATGAAATACAGTATGGTAATGTTGAGAGGCCAACCCACTGGAATACATCATGGGATTGGGCAAGATTTGAGGTATGTGCGCATAAATGGGCAGACGTATCAGAGGATGGATTTGGTGTCAGCCTTATGAATGACAGCAAATATGGCTATGATATAAAGGATAGCATAATGAGGCTTTCACTCTTAAAATCAGGTATGGAGCCTAACCCTACTGCTGATAGGGAAGAGCATAGATTTACCTATTCATTATATCCGCACGGAGGGGACTGGAGAGATGCAGGCACAGTCAAGATGGCATACGAGTTAAATGTGCCACTATATACAAAGGTAGAACAGCCCCATGGCGGGAGTATGCCATCCGCCATGTCCATGGTTCAGGTAGATGCAGAAAATGTTATAATAGAAGTAGTAAAGAAGGCTGAAGATACGGATCATACCATAATAAGGATGTATGAATGCTATAACAGGCGTACAAAAGCTACCCTGACATTCTTTAAGGATCTTAAGGAAGCTAGGGAATGTAACCTTATGGAGAAGGATACGGAAGATATAAATATAGATGGCAATAGCATTACCTTTGATATAAAGCCCTATGAGATAAAGACATTTAAGGTGAAATTTTAA
- a CDS encoding nitroreductase family protein — protein sequence MLDILQTRRSIRKFKNQSVEENKIDRIIKSALLSPSSMNTRPWEFVIVDDSHIISELSKCKPSGADFLSGAPLAIVVLGDENKSNAWIEDTSIASIIMQLEAHALGLGSCWIQIRGRKHEDGYFAEDYIQRLLSIPKHLRVESILAIGYPDKEKSPHANDEMLFDRVHRNSYKI from the coding sequence ATGTTAGACATACTGCAAACGAGGCGCAGTATAAGAAAATTTAAAAATCAATCTGTGGAGGAGAACAAGATAGATAGGATAATAAAATCGGCTCTATTGTCTCCTTCATCGATGAACACACGTCCATGGGAATTTGTAATAGTGGATGATAGCCATATAATATCTGAGCTATCAAAATGTAAACCCAGTGGCGCTGATTTTTTGTCAGGTGCACCCCTTGCAATAGTGGTATTGGGAGATGAGAACAAGAGCAATGCATGGATAGAAGATACCTCTATAGCATCCATTATAATGCAGTTGGAAGCCCATGCTTTAGGACTAGGTTCCTGCTGGATACAGATAAGAGGCCGCAAACATGAAGATGGCTATTTTGCTGAAGATTACATACAGAGGCTTTTGTCCATACCTAAGCATTTGCGTGTAGAATCCATATTGGCCATAGGATATCCCGACAAGGAAAAATCACCCCATGCCAATGATGAAATGCTATTTGATAGGGTGCATAGAAATAGTTATAAAATTTAA
- a CDS encoding chemotaxis protein CheX gives MDKVLYWPFIDSTANVIFNMTGVEVAFEDEVYEQKGELRSFGLTYIIDFSGSVSGRFAIDMEPRLAINVANNITGESYDNIHQYKVFATISKLSSIIADEAIGLLEEKCLLKIFAAPPVIFTECGSLISIKNMPSISIDGSTAYGSIRLNIAME, from the coding sequence GTGGACAAGGTATTATACTGGCCATTTATAGACAGTACAGCTAATGTAATATTCAATATGACGGGAGTGGAAGTGGCGTTTGAGGATGAGGTATACGAGCAAAAGGGAGAATTACGATCATTTGGGTTGACATACATAATTGACTTTTCAGGTAGTGTGAGTGGAAGGTTTGCCATTGACATGGAGCCCCGTTTGGCGATAAATGTGGCAAATAATATAACGGGAGAAAGTTATGACAATATACATCAGTACAAGGTATTTGCTACTATATCAAAACTGAGCAGTATTATAGCAGATGAAGCCATAGGATTGCTAGAGGAAAAGTGCCTTTTAAAGATTTTTGCGGCACCCCCTGTTATATTTACCGAATGCGGATCTTTAATATCTATAAAAAATATGCCATCCATATCAATAGATGGATCTACAGCTTATGGCAGTATAAGACTTAATATTGCTATGGAGTAA
- a CDS encoding CheB methylesterase domain-containing protein translates to MGNFDLVLIASSTGGPSALDKVLSNLSKDFDVPILIVQHMPANFTQMLADSLNKKCALEVREAKDGDIIGEKGIIIAKGGLHMIVVEERKKKVIRLIDAKSVNGVKPAADVLFDSVAQSYANKRILAAVLTGMGSDGKVGVKKLKDNCKCYCITQSPDSCVVYGMPKSVHNAGLSDEVVDIELMGHRMESLITG, encoded by the coding sequence ATGGGGAATTTTGACTTAGTATTAATTGCATCATCTACTGGGGGTCCTTCTGCGCTAGATAAGGTATTATCGAATTTATCAAAAGATTTTGATGTTCCTATTTTAATTGTACAGCATATGCCAGCCAATTTTACTCAGATGCTAGCTGACTCCCTAAATAAAAAATGTGCCCTTGAGGTAAGGGAAGCAAAAGATGGAGACATAATAGGAGAAAAAGGGATAATAATCGCCAAGGGCGGTCTGCATATGATAGTAGTGGAGGAGAGGAAAAAAAAGGTAATAAGGCTTATAGATGCGAAAAGTGTAAATGGAGTTAAACCAGCTGCTGATGTACTGTTTGATTCGGTAGCACAATCATATGCTAATAAGAGGATATTGGCAGCTGTCCTGACAGGTATGGGGAGTGATGGAAAGGTGGGAGTAAAAAAGCTTAAGGATAATTGCAAGTGCTATTGTATAACCCAAAGTCCAGATAGTTGTGTAGTATATGGCATGCCAAAGAGTGTGCATAACGCCGGTTTGTCAGATGAGGTAGTAGATATTGAGTTAATGGGTCATAGAATGGAAAGCCTTATAACGGGATAA